The Haloplanus sp. GDY1 genomic sequence GGCCGCGCCGGCGATGCAGGGGCCGTAGAGGACACACACCTGCGGCACCCGCCCCGAGAGGCGCGAGTGGTTGTAGTAGAACTTCCCGATCCCCTCCCGGTTGGCGAAGAAGCCGGTCTGCTGGTCGATCCGGCCGCCCGAGGAGTCCATCAGGTAGAGGACCGGCCGCCCCGTCTTCAGCGCGCGCTCCTGCATCCGGAGGAACTTCTCGACGCCCTTCTCGGCCATCGACCCCGCCTTGACCGTGTAGTCGTTGGCCATGAAGTGGACCTCCCGGCCCTCGAAGTTCGCGGCGCCGGTGAGGAGTCCGTCCGCGGGGAGGCGGTCGCCGTCCCCCGTCTCGTCCGCGTCCGCCCCCGTCGCCGACGGGTGCCACGCGTCGAAGTTGGCGAACTTGCCGTCCTCGAAGGTGAGGCCGTCGGGGAACCACAGGTCGAGCCGGTCGCGGACGAACAGCTTTCCGGCCTCGCGCTGTCGCTCCCGGTACTTCTCCGGCCCCCCTTCGAGGATGTCCGCGATTTCCTCCCAGAGCGCCTCCTCGCGGTCGGTCGGGCCGGCCCCGTCGTCGGCCGGTCCCTCGGGTCCGGCCGGCGGGTCGCTCTCGGCGACCGGGTCCGCCTCGTCACGGCCGGCGAACACGCGGACGTGTTCGCCGAACCGGGTCGCGAGCGCGCGGGCGATGGCCGCCGCCTCCTCGGCCGTCGCCCCGGCGACGCGTACGTCCATCAGTACGACCTCGGGAACCCCATCTCGGTCGCGATGTGATTGTACGCCATCTGCTGGGTGACGGGCGCGAGGCGGGTGAGGTTGATCTCCCGCCACCACCGCTCGACGTCGTACTCGACGGCGTACCCCCACCCGCCGAAGGCCTGCATGGCGTGGTAGACGGCGTCGATGCCCGCCTCCACCGCGGCGGCCTTCGCCACGTTCGTCTCGTAGCCACAGTCCTCCCCCCGGTCGAACAGCCACGCCGCCTTCCGGCGCATCAGCCGCGCCGTCTCGACGTTCGTGTAGGCCTGCGTGATGGGGAAGGAGACGGCCTGGTGGGTGCCGATGGGGGCGTCGAACACCTCGCGGTCGTTGGCGTAGTCGACGGCCTTCGACACGGCGAGTTCGGCGATGCCCGTCGCGGCCGCGGCGAACCCGACACGCTCGGGGTTGAGCGTCTCCACCAGGTGCCACCAGCCCTCCCCCTCCTCGCCCAGGAGCGCCGTCTCCGGGACGCGGACGTCCTCGACGAACACCTCACACGACTTCGAGTAGTTGATGGCGTGTTTCCGGATGGGCGACACCTCGATGCCCGGGTCGTCCATGTCGACGACGAAGAGGCTGAGCCCCTGCGTCGGCTTGTCAACCTCGTCGCGGGGCGTCGTCCGCGTGACCAGGATCATGTTATCGGCGCGGTCCGCGAAGGTGATCCACGCCTTCTTGCCGTTCAGGACGTACCCGTCGCCGTCGCGTTCGGCCCGGGTGCCGACGTTCAGCGTGTTCGTCCCCGCCTCGGGCTCCGTGATGGCGAAGGAGAAGATCCGGTCGCCGGTCGCGACGTCGGTCAGATACGTCTCCTTTTGGGACTCGGTGCCCGACTCCCGGAGGGCGATGGCGGCCATGCCGGCGGTGACGACGAGATACCAGGTGCCGGCCATGCCACAGCCCTCGGCACACAGCGTCTCCATCGCCAGCCCCATCTCCTGGAGCCCCATGCCGGCGCCGCCGTACTCCTCGGGGATCAACAGGCCGTGAAAGCCCGCCTCCCCGAGTTCGTCCCAGAAGTCGGCGGCGAACTCGCCCTCCGCCTCGCGTTCGCGCCAGTACTCGGGGTCGTACTCGGACGCGATGTCGCTGGCGGTCGACCGGATCAGCGCGTGTTCGGGTGGCGCTTCGAAGTCCATGGCCCTACTCCGTGGCCCGGGAACGTATAGTTGCGGCCGTCGGATCCCCGAGGGGTTTTTTGCGTCGCGGCGTTCCAGACGGCACATGACCGACGCCGACGGGGGCGACGACCGACCGAGCGACCGGTTGCGCGCTCGGGCCGCCGAGAGCCGGACCAAGCTCTGGCTCCTGCTGGAGGCCGACCGCCGACTCGTCGTCGCCGGACTGTTCGTCGGGGTGTTCGTGGTGTTGCTCGTGGTGGGGATGGCCCTCCCGACCGCCGCGGACAAACTCCGCGCCGGCGACTCGGTCGGCACCCTCTTTCAGGGCTTTCTCACCGCCACCATCACCGGCGTCACGCTGGTGTTGACGCTCAACCAGCTCGTGCTCTCCCAGGAACTCGGCGCGGTCGGCGACCAGCGCGAGCGGATGGCCGGCGCCCTCGAATTTCGCGAGGACGCCGCCGAACTCATCGAGGCGCCGGTCAGCCCCGCCAGACCCTCGCAGTTCCTGCGGGCGCTCGTACAGATGGCCGGCCGGCGTGCCCGCAACCTCCAGAGCGCCGTGGACGAGGAACACCCCGCTCACGCGGCGGTGGTCGACCTCACCGAGAGCCTGATCGGCAACGCCGAGAGCGTCACCGACGACCTCGACGGCGCGCAGTTCGGCGAGTTCGACGTGCTCTCTGCGGCGCTGAACTTCAACTACTCGTGGAAGATATTCACCGCCCAGCGCATCCGCGCGGATCACGACTCCCTCGACGACGAGGCGGCGGCCGCGCTCGACTCGCTCGTCGACACGCTCGAACTGTTCGGGCCCGCCCGCGAACATTTCAAGACGCTGTACTTCCAGTGGGAACTCATCAACCTCTCGCGGGGGATCCTCGCGGCCGCGCTCCCCGCGCTCTTCGTGGCGGTCTGTATGATCGCCTTCTTCGACCCCGCGGGCGTCACGGCCCGGTCGCTGGGCGTCGTCCCCGTGGTCGCGCTCGCGTCGACGGTGGCGGTCCTGCCCTTCCTCGTCCTGTTGGCCTACGTCCTCCGGATCGCCACGGTGACGAAACACACCCTCTCCATCGGCCCGTTCATCCTCCGCGAGACGGACCAGGTCGAGGAGGTCGAGTGGAACGAGGACGACATCGAGTCCCGTTAGCCTTTAGCCACCGGCCGTGTAAGCCCGCGCAATGACTGCGCAGGCGCTCCAGCAACGTGATCTCGCGGTCGTCATCGGGCTGGAGGTTCACGTCCAGCTCGAAACCGACACGAAGATCTTCTGTGGCTGTTCGACCGAGGCGGCGGACGACGAGGCCCCGAACACGCGGACCTGTCCGGTCTGTCTGGGGCTCCCCGGCTCCCTGCCCGTCCTGAACGAGGCGGCCGTCGAGGCCGCGGTGAAGGTGGGCAAGGCGCTCGACGCCGACGTCGCCGAGGAGACGCGGTTCCACCGGAAGAACTACTACTACCCCGACCTCCCCAAGAACTTCCAGATCACGCAGTACGACGCGCCGATCTGTGCCGACGGGACGCTCTCCGTGAGCGTCGAGGGCGACCGCCGGGAGATCGGTATCGGCCGCGCCCACCTCGAGGAGGACCCCGGGAGCCTCCAGCACGAGGGCGGCAGCATCGAGACGGCCGACTACACGCTGGTCGACTACAACCGCGCGGGCACGCCGCTCATGGAGATCGTCACCGAACCCGACTTCCGCGGCCCGGGCGAGGTGCGTGCCTTCCTCGCGAAACTCGAGGAGGTGCTGGAGTACCTCGGCGTGTTCGACGCCTCCCGGGACGGCAGCCTCCGGATCGACGCCAACATCTCCCTGGTCCCCGCCGACGAGATGGACGCGGACGGCGGGATCGACGAGTCGACCCTCGCGGCGGCCAACCGCACCGAGGTGAAGAACATCTCCAGCCACAAGGGCGCGGAGAAGGCCCTGGCCTACGAGGTGACCCGACAGAAGAACGCGGTCGAGCGCGGCCGCGAGGTCGAACAGGAGACGCGCCACTGGGACGAATCGCGGGGCATCACCGTCTCCATGCGCTCGAAGGAGGAGGAGAAGGACTACCGCTACTTCCGCGAGGCGGACCTCCCGCCCCTGCAGGTCGCGGACTGGAAGGAGCGGGTTCCGATCCCGGAACTCCCGGACGCCCGCCGGGAACGCTTCCGCGAGGAGTACGGCCTCGACGCCGAGGCGGCGTCGAAGCTCACCTCGACGAAGGAGGTGGCGGACTTCTTCGAGGACGTCGCCGACCGGTTCGATCCGGACCTCGCGGCGACGTGGGTGGCCGACGACCTGCTGGGCGAACTCAACTACCGCGACATGCGTATCACGGACGTCGAGGGGCGTCTCGACGAGTTCGCCCGCCTGATCGAACTCGTCGACGCCGACGAGATAACCGAGAAGAACGCCCGCGAGGTGGTCCTCCGGACGATGCTCGACGAGGGGCTGACCCCCGACGAGGTGGTCGAACGGGAGGGGCTGGGCAAGGCGGGCGACGACGCCGTCGCCGCCGCCGTCGAGGCGGCAATCGAGGAGAACCCCGAGGCCGTCGAGGACTACCACGCCGGCGAGGGCGGCGCCCTCAACTTCCTCGTCGGGCAGGTGATGAGCAAGACGGGCGGGAGCGCCGACCCCGGCACCGTCAACGGGTTGCTTCGCGAACGGCTCGAGGAGTGACGTCGCCGACGGCCGTCAGCGACCCAGCACCGGCGCCTTGAGCGCGGCCACCTCGGCCATGATCGTCTCCACGTGCTCCTCCGGCACGCCGTTGTCCTCCAGGGCCGCCTGCAGGTAGCGCCCGACGAGGTCGAAATCCGCCTCCTCGATGCCGAGGTGTTCGTGTGCCTCGCGCATGTCGTCGCCGCTGTACTCCACGGGTCCGCCGGCGACGGCGCTGATGAACTGCACCTGGTGGGATCGGAGGTCCCCCATATCCGCATCCTCGAAGTAGGGCGTCAGTTGGTCGTCGTCGAGCACGCGCTCGTAGAAGTCGTCGACGACTGCTTCGACTGCGTCTCGTCCGCCGATAGCCTGATAGATCGTCTGCGACATTGCGACACGGGTGGGTCGGGGCGCCGGTCGGATACACCGACCGACTAGGATGCTCGGGCTTTTTTAACGGGACGCCGCCAGTCGGTTGGTCCCGTGACTCCCGTCAGTTCGACATGATCTGGTCGAGCAGTTTCGTCTGGGCCACCGAGAGGTGTTCGACGAACGTGGAGACGGAGACGCCGAGTTCGTCGGCCACCACGTCCGATTTCGCGCTCTTCGGCGAGTCGAAGTAGCCCATCTCGTGGGCCGTCTTGAGCACCTCGTACTGGCGGTCGGTGAACGCGTTCCGGTCGGCGACGAGCAAGGCAGGGTCCTCCTCGGTGGCGCCGCCGCGGACGAGTCGCCGGATCGCAACGTCGTCACAGCAGGATTCGAGGTCGGACGCGACGGCGCGCAGGGTGTCGAGATCGGGCGCGATGAACGCGAGTCGGAGGCGGCCGTCGTCCGCCTGGAGCCCCCGGACCGGGCAGCCGTGAGTCGGCACGCGCGAACACGGGCACTCCTCGTCGTGGGTGTATC encodes the following:
- a CDS encoding helix-turn-helix domain-containing protein translates to MASGIHVQLELRGVTGCPASSLSEAVTVESVTVGQGDTAESTVVGEMTVAHDGEAVNDDAAEAVFEDGSKSVYRYTHDEECPCSRVPTHGCPVRGLQADDGRLRLAFIAPDLDTLRAVASDLESCCDDVAIRRLVRGGATEEDPALLVADRNAFTDRQYEVLKTAHEMGYFDSPKSAKSDVVADELGVSVSTFVEHLSVAQTKLLDQIMSN
- a CDS encoding acyl-CoA dehydrogenase family protein; amino-acid sequence: MDFEAPPEHALIRSTASDIASEYDPEYWREREAEGEFAADFWDELGEAGFHGLLIPEEYGGAGMGLQEMGLAMETLCAEGCGMAGTWYLVVTAGMAAIALRESGTESQKETYLTDVATGDRIFSFAITEPEAGTNTLNVGTRAERDGDGYVLNGKKAWITFADRADNMILVTRTTPRDEVDKPTQGLSLFVVDMDDPGIEVSPIRKHAINYSKSCEVFVEDVRVPETALLGEEGEGWWHLVETLNPERVGFAAAATGIAELAVSKAVDYANDREVFDAPIGTHQAVSFPITQAYTNVETARLMRRKAAWLFDRGEDCGYETNVAKAAAVEAGIDAVYHAMQAFGGWGYAVEYDVERWWREINLTRLAPVTQQMAYNHIATEMGFPRSY
- a CDS encoding group I truncated hemoglobin yields the protein MSQTIYQAIGGRDAVEAVVDDFYERVLDDDQLTPYFEDADMGDLRSHQVQFISAVAGGPVEYSGDDMREAHEHLGIEEADFDLVGRYLQAALEDNGVPEEHVETIMAEVAALKAPVLGR
- the gatB gene encoding Asp-tRNA(Asn)/Glu-tRNA(Gln) amidotransferase subunit GatB codes for the protein MTAQALQQRDLAVVIGLEVHVQLETDTKIFCGCSTEAADDEAPNTRTCPVCLGLPGSLPVLNEAAVEAAVKVGKALDADVAEETRFHRKNYYYPDLPKNFQITQYDAPICADGTLSVSVEGDRREIGIGRAHLEEDPGSLQHEGGSIETADYTLVDYNRAGTPLMEIVTEPDFRGPGEVRAFLAKLEEVLEYLGVFDASRDGSLRIDANISLVPADEMDADGGIDESTLAAANRTEVKNISSHKGAEKALAYEVTRQKNAVERGREVEQETRHWDESRGITVSMRSKEEEKDYRYFREADLPPLQVADWKERVPIPELPDARRERFREEYGLDAEAASKLTSTKEVADFFEDVADRFDPDLAATWVADDLLGELNYRDMRITDVEGRLDEFARLIELVDADEITEKNAREVVLRTMLDEGLTPDEVVEREGLGKAGDDAVAAAVEAAIEENPEAVEDYHAGEGGALNFLVGQVMSKTGGSADPGTVNGLLRERLEE